The proteins below are encoded in one region of Mycobacterium shinjukuense:
- the deoC gene encoding deoxyribose-phosphate aldolase: MADQPTRGRLAAVVDHTLLKPEATTADVVGLVAEAAELGVYAVCVSPSMVPVAVAASAGGVRVASVAGFPSGKHMSVVKAHEAAAAIDAGAHEIDMVIDIGAALAGDFDAVRSDIEAVRAAASGAVLKVIVESAVLLGRGDPHVLTRACRAAEDAGADFVKTSTGFHPAGGASVRAVELMTTTVGGRLGVKASGGIRTAADAVAMLNAGATRLGLSSTRAVLDGLSRT; encoded by the coding sequence GTGGCCGATCAGCCGACCCGCGGGCGGCTGGCGGCGGTGGTCGACCACACCCTGCTCAAACCCGAGGCCACTACCGCAGATGTGGTCGGCCTGGTCGCCGAGGCCGCCGAACTCGGGGTCTACGCGGTGTGTGTCTCGCCGTCGATGGTGCCGGTCGCGGTCGCGGCCAGCGCCGGTGGGGTGCGGGTCGCATCGGTGGCGGGTTTTCCGTCGGGCAAGCACATGTCCGTTGTCAAGGCGCACGAGGCGGCCGCGGCCATCGACGCCGGCGCACATGAGATCGACATGGTCATCGACATCGGGGCGGCGCTGGCCGGCGACTTCGACGCCGTGCGGTCCGACATCGAGGCAGTGCGTGCCGCCGCGTCCGGGGCGGTGCTCAAGGTGATCGTGGAGTCGGCGGTGCTGCTAGGCCGGGGCGACCCGCACGTGCTGACCCGGGCCTGTCGCGCCGCCGAGGACGCCGGAGCCGATTTCGTCAAGACCTCCACCGGGTTTCATCCCGCCGGCGGGGCGAGCGTGCGTGCCGTCGAGTTGATGACAACGACCGTCGGCGGGCGGCTGGGGGTCAAGGCCAGCGGTGGTATCCGCACCGCCGCGGACGCGGTCGCGATGCTCAACGCCGGCGCTACCAGGCTGGGCCTGTCCAGCACCCGAGCGGTGCTCGACGGGCTCAGCCGGACCTGA
- a CDS encoding DUF2599 domain-containing protein: MKALVVAPAAVFVGLLWAAPAIADTGGCVSPPAPPFIDHTEWGLWGQLITLRVYPTPSGRAAARQPGTVGEGDEAWAEVLALSPGADTAGMRAQFMCHWQFAEIGQPGKPSWNLEPWRPVVDDDEMIAAECNPGGPENPP, translated from the coding sequence ATGAAAGCCCTGGTGGTCGCGCCGGCGGCGGTGTTCGTCGGCCTGCTGTGGGCGGCTCCGGCGATCGCTGATACCGGCGGCTGCGTGTCGCCCCCGGCTCCGCCGTTTATCGACCACACCGAGTGGGGGTTGTGGGGGCAGCTGATCACCCTGCGGGTCTATCCGACACCATCGGGGCGGGCGGCGGCCCGCCAGCCCGGCACGGTGGGCGAGGGCGACGAGGCCTGGGCCGAGGTGCTCGCACTGTCGCCGGGCGCCGACACCGCCGGCATGCGTGCACAGTTCATGTGTCACTGGCAGTTCGCCGAAATCGGACAGCCGGGCAAGCCCAGCTGGAACCTCGAACCGTGGCGCCCGGTCGTCGACGACGACGAGATGATCGCCGCCGAGTGCAATCCCGGCGGCCCGGAAAACCCGCCCTAG
- a CDS encoding DUF2516 family protein translates to MNHLVGTVMLALLVAVFVMAVYAFVHAALQRPDAYTAADKLTKPVWLLILGVAVAMTSILYPVFGVLGLVIAACAAGVYLVDVRPKLLEIQGKSR, encoded by the coding sequence GTGAACCACCTCGTGGGTACCGTCATGTTGGCCTTGCTGGTCGCCGTGTTCGTGATGGCGGTGTATGCGTTTGTGCATGCTGCGCTGCAGCGTCCCGACGCGTACACCGCCGCCGACAAGCTGACCAAGCCGGTATGGTTGCTGATCCTCGGCGTGGCGGTGGCGATGACCTCCATCCTGTATCCCGTGTTCGGCGTGCTCGGATTGGTGATCGCCGCGTGCGCGGCGGGGGTGTACCTGGTCGACGTACGGCCCAAGCTGCTCGAAATCCAGGGCAAGTCCCGCTAA
- the hbhA gene encoding heparin-binding hemagglutinin HbhA: MPENTNIDDLKAPLLAALGAADLALATVNDLITNLRERAEETRSDTRTRVEESRARLSELREDLPEQLTELRERFTAEELRKAAEGYLEAATTRYNELVARGEAALERLRSQSVFEDASARAEGYVDQAVELTQEALGTVASQAREVGERAAKLVGIELPKKAPAKKAPAKKAPAKKAAAKKAPAKKAPAKKVTQK; this comes from the coding sequence ATGCCTGAAAACACGAACATTGACGACCTGAAGGCTCCGCTGCTTGCCGCGCTGGGTGCGGCTGACTTGGCTCTGGCCACCGTCAACGACCTGATCACCAACCTGCGTGAGCGCGCCGAAGAGACCCGTTCGGACACCCGCACCCGGGTCGAGGAGAGCCGCGCGCGGTTGTCCGAGCTGCGGGAGGACCTGCCCGAGCAGCTCACCGAGCTGCGCGAGCGTTTCACCGCCGAAGAACTGCGTAAGGCCGCCGAGGGCTACCTCGAGGCGGCCACCACGCGGTACAACGAGCTGGTCGCGCGCGGTGAGGCCGCACTGGAGCGGTTGCGCAGCCAGTCGGTCTTCGAGGACGCGTCGGCGCGTGCCGAGGGCTACGTTGACCAGGCCGTCGAGCTGACCCAGGAAGCCCTGGGCACGGTCGCCTCGCAGGCTCGCGAGGTGGGTGAGCGTGCCGCCAAGCTGGTCGGCATCGAGCTGCCGAAGAAGGCTCCGGCCAAGAAGGCCCCGGCGAAGAAGGCCCCGGCGAAGAAGGCCGCGGCCAAGAAGGCTCCGGCCAAGAAGGCTCCGGCCAAGAAGGTCACCCAGAAGTAG
- a CDS encoding helix-turn-helix domain-containing protein translates to MPAEEKLGAKVSTVSSKASDIGSFIRAQRENAHVSMRQLAERSGVSNPYLSQVERGLRKPSADVLAQIAKALRVSAEVLYVRAGILEPSETSQVRDAIITDTAITERQKQILLDIYASFSQQNEAAREACPSEPTPGD, encoded by the coding sequence ATGCCGGCGGAGGAGAAGCTGGGCGCCAAGGTGTCCACGGTGTCTTCTAAGGCTTCCGACATCGGCAGCTTCATCAGGGCGCAACGCGAGAATGCACACGTGTCGATGCGACAACTTGCCGAACGGTCCGGCGTCAGCAACCCGTACCTGAGCCAGGTCGAGCGTGGACTGCGCAAGCCGTCCGCCGACGTCTTGGCCCAGATCGCCAAGGCGCTGCGGGTCTCCGCCGAGGTTCTCTACGTGCGGGCCGGGATCCTCGAGCCCAGCGAGACCAGTCAGGTGCGTGACGCCATCATCACCGACACGGCGATCACCGAGCGCCAGAAGCAGATCCTGCTCGACATCTACGCCTCGTTTAGCCAGCAGAACGAAGCCGCCCGTGAGGCGTGTCCGAGCGAGCCGACACCCGGCGACTGA
- a CDS encoding DUF445 domain-containing protein — translation MVAHRADAPGWPQGRYVNTRPTVVRRPRTSFAESFAGADPVADAQRRTALRRMKAVALGFLLGATAVFLVCRWAQASGVAPVWVGYVGAAAEAGMVGALADWFAVTALFKHPLGIPIPHTAIIKRKKDQLGEGLGTFVRENFLSAEVVETKLRDAQIPSRLGKWLSEPAHAQRVAAETATVLRVMVDLLRDEDVQHVIDRTIIRRIAEPQWGPPAGRVLQTLLAENRQEALIQLLADRAFQWSLNAGVVIQRVVERDSPSWSPRFIDHLVGDRIHRELMEFTDKVRRNPDHELRRSATRFLFDFADDLQHDPATIARADAVKEQLMAREEIANAAATAWQTLKRLVLEGVDDPSSALRVRIADAVMRLGEALRDDVDLRDDVESWMVRAAQQLVSQYGVEITAIITETIERWDAAEASRRIELHVGRDLQFIRINGTVVGASAGLVIYAVAQLLFV, via the coding sequence GTGGTGGCACACAGAGCCGATGCGCCGGGCTGGCCGCAGGGACGGTATGTGAACACGCGGCCGACCGTGGTGCGCCGGCCCCGCACATCCTTCGCCGAATCGTTTGCCGGGGCGGACCCGGTGGCGGACGCCCAGCGGCGCACGGCGCTGCGCCGGATGAAGGCGGTGGCGCTGGGCTTTCTGCTCGGCGCCACCGCGGTGTTCCTTGTCTGCCGGTGGGCGCAGGCGTCGGGTGTGGCGCCGGTTTGGGTGGGCTACGTCGGTGCCGCCGCGGAGGCCGGCATGGTGGGTGCCCTGGCGGACTGGTTCGCGGTGACCGCGCTGTTCAAACATCCGCTGGGCATCCCGATTCCACACACCGCGATCATCAAGCGCAAGAAAGACCAGCTCGGCGAGGGTCTGGGCACGTTTGTACGGGAAAACTTCTTGTCCGCGGAGGTCGTGGAGACCAAGCTGCGGGACGCCCAGATCCCCAGCCGGCTGGGCAAGTGGCTGTCGGAGCCGGCCCATGCCCAGCGGGTGGCCGCCGAGACCGCGACGGTGCTGCGGGTGATGGTGGATCTGCTCCGCGACGAGGACGTGCAGCATGTGATCGACCGAACGATCATCCGCCGGATCGCCGAGCCGCAGTGGGGTCCGCCGGCGGGGCGGGTGTTGCAGACGCTGTTAGCCGAGAACCGGCAGGAGGCCCTGATCCAGTTGCTGGCTGACCGAGCGTTTCAGTGGTCACTAAATGCCGGCGTGGTCATTCAGCGGGTGGTCGAGCGGGACTCCCCGAGCTGGTCACCCCGGTTCATCGACCATCTTGTGGGCGACCGCATCCACCGCGAATTGATGGAGTTCACCGACAAGGTGCGCCGCAATCCCGACCACGAACTGCGGCGCTCGGCGACCCGCTTCTTGTTCGACTTCGCCGACGACCTGCAGCACGATCCGGCCACCATTGCGCGCGCCGATGCGGTCAAGGAGCAGCTGATGGCGCGTGAGGAGATCGCCAACGCCGCCGCGACGGCGTGGCAGACGCTCAAACGGCTGGTGCTGGAGGGCGTAGACGACCCGTCCAGCGCGCTGCGCGTGCGCATTGCCGACGCGGTGATGCGGCTCGGGGAAGCGCTGCGCGACGACGTCGACCTGCGCGACGACGTGGAGAGCTGGATGGTGCGGGCCGCCCAGCAGCTGGTTTCGCAATATGGGGTGGAGATCACAGCGATCATCACCGAGACCATCGAGCGCTGGGACGCCGCGGAAGCCAGCCGGCGCATCGAACTGCACGTCGGCCGTGACCTGCAGTTTATCCGGATCAACGGCACCGTGGTGGGCGCCTCGGCGGGGCTGGTGATCTACGCCGTCGCTCAGCTGCTGTTCGTGTAG